The DNA window GTCGTCTATGCTGACCTGGAGTGTACATTGGAGAAGACGGAGAAGGAGGATATGGAAATATCGTACCAGCATCATCAAGTATTTAGTTTGggatattatgtacattgttCGTACGATGACACATTATCGGGGTATTGGTTTCATCGCGATAAGGATTGTATCGCGTGGTTCGCTAAACAACTAGAGAAATTAGCGCATCgcgtaaaatcaattttatctgcTAAGGTCCCTATGGAAACTCTATCGAAAGAGCAATAGGAGGCATATCGTAACGCAAAGCAGTGTCATATTTGTGATAAGCCGTTCGCACCGGATGATACACGAGTGCGAGATCATTGTCATCTCACCGTCGTTATCGCGGTCCCGCGCATTCGCTTTGTAACTTGTGTTATCAAAATGTGTTGTACATACcggtaatttttcataatttatccgGATACGATTCACACTTCATTGTTAGAGAAATAGCCACAACATTCAAAGGGAATATCGATGTGCTTCccgttacaaaagaaaaatatatttcttttacgaaGCATGTCATAGGTACCGCCGATGAATTAGACCCACAcaatcacataaaattacgattcatagattcgtataaatttcttaattctagtcttgaaaaattggcatcatttctcggtaaagaaaaactaaaaattgtacgtaagGAATTTTCGAATTTATCTGACGAAGAATTCGATTTATTGACTCGTAAAGGCATATTCCCATACGAGTATGTTGACTGTGTTGCAAAATTGAAGGAAACGCGTTTGCCATCGCGCGAATTATTCTTTAGTTCGTTGACGGGCGATACCGTgtccgagagcgattacgcGCACGCCAAGAACGTATGGGATCGATTCTCTATTCGAACGCTGGGCGAATACAGCGATCTGTATTTGAAAACAGATGTACTGTTGTTAGCCgacgtttttgaaaattttcgtgaCAAATGTCGAAAGTTATGGTCTCGACCCCGCACATTACTATACATTACCGGGATTCACGTGGGACGCTATGCTTAAATATACACGCGTCAATTTCGAGTTGCTCACCGACATCGATATGGTAATGTTTATCGAGCGCGGTATACGTGGAGGTCTGAGTCAATGTTCCGGCAGATACGCGCAGGCTAACAACAAGTACATGCAGACGTACGACCCATCGAAACCATCGTCGTACCTCATGTATTTCGATGTGAATAATTTGTACGGATGGGCAATGTGCCAGCCGCTGCCCTATGGAGAATTTCGATGGGTCGAAGACTTCTCAAATTTTGACATAAACGCGATCGCTGTTGATTCGCCCACAGGGTACATTCTCGAAGTCGATCTGGAGTATCCACAACATCTGCACGATCGACACACTGACCTACCGTTCTGCCCAACGCGCGATAAGCCGCCTGGCAAGCGAGAACGTAAACTTTTAGCGACCTTGCATGATAAGAAGCGGTACGTTATACATTATCGCAACTTGCAGCAATGCACTCGTCATGGTCTCCGTATAACACAGATACACCGTGTATTACAATTCGTTCAATCCGCCTGGCTTCGCGATTATATCGAGTTAAACACACAATTTCGTATCCTTGCGAAAAacgattttgagaaaaatttatataaattgatgaatAACGCCGTATTCGGAAAAACTATGGAAAATGTGCGCAATCACGtagatgtaaaacttttgacaaaatggaCAGGACGATACGGTGCGGAGGCAATAATCGCTAAACCAAATTTCCATAGTCGCagtatttttgcagaaaatttaattgcagtcGAACTCCGAAAACTTGAAGTGAAATTCAACAAGCCGATTTATGTAGGTATGTGTATACTAGACATATCGAAAATTTGCTTGTACGAATTTCACCACGAGTACATGCTACCTTTGTACCATGACAAATCTAGAGTGATGTACACAGATACTGATAGTCTCGTGTATCACATCGAATGCGACGacgtatatgaaaatataaaacgtgaTATCGCAAGGTtcgacacgagcgattatccgaCTGGTAAcgcgtacggtatgcctcttGCGAACAAGAAAGTTCCCGGGCTAATGAAGGACGAAAACAACGGTGCGATAATGTTTGTTGGACTCGGAGCGAAAATGTACGCGTTAAAAGTGGATGGAAAGAATGACGCTAAAAAGGCAAAGGGTGTAAAGTGTAACGTTGTCGCAAGAACGATAACATTCGACGACTACATGCGGTGTCTGCGAGATGAGATAGAGATGACGCGTCATCAGACGTGTATACGATCTAAATTGCATGAGGTATACACGGTACGTGAAACAAAAATCGCTCTAAGTCCATACGACGACAAGCGGTATCTCGTACCTGATTCGGTAAAGTCGTTGCCGTGGGGGCATTATCAAAtacctttataatatttttgtattgtacagccatttttatatttgcgtttttatgtattttatactttacatttatattttaatgttcacgtttcacatattttatagtttatattttatgtattttacgttttacatttattttataattttacatttaacacttcatatattttacgtgTTACACatattgtgtattttatgttatatgtatttttaaaaattatttgataatttatgtgTAACGTTAGAAATGGACGATGGAAGGATAATAAAGATGCTACATATatgtcacaaaaaaattatattttttatataatgtatgcaCTACACTTTTTATGTATGCACtacacttttttatataatgtatgcatacactttttataataaaaacaatttttttatactgattaaataacattgtctTTGTGTATCCACGAATTGTgtgatccatcgaatcccaacCACTTGACATAAACCTCGTTTCCTTTCCTGCGCAATACTTTCTCTACCAGAAATACGTCTGGGTGAGTCGCGCGATGCAACTCATgctcgtagaacgctccagCGATAGATGTTCCGCGATAATCCTCGAGTAAATAAGTTACGGGGTTGGTACGCTGCACTTTAACGATCTTGAACACCTCGGTTGTCCAATTTGGTGTGTAACCTTTCTTGAAAATTGTCTTGTACTTGCTCACGCGTACAGAGTCACTTACTTTGAATTTCGCTGGACCAACAATCTTTATAGTGCTGTATATCGTATCCAAGAGTCTTTCAGCCATCGCAGGAGTTACGTCGACGGGTCGCACACCGATCGTTCGGTGCTTCCGAACGTTGTAATTCGACAGGAGACATGATAACAGGTCAATCCACTTGTAATTACCGTTGAGCGTAAACTGCTTCCACATATCGTTCTTCAGCGTGCGATTAAAGCGTTCGATGACCGACGCCTTCATTACCGAGTACGTGGAATAATGGTTAATGTcatgtttttgcaatagtttctGCACGTCGGCGTTGTAAAACTCCTTCCCCATATcggtttgtaaatttttcggaCGTCTGCCGCTCTTTCGAATTATCTCAGCGATAGCGTCAGCTGTCTCGCTTCCACCTTTGCTCTTGAGCGGTATAGCCCACGCGTACTTGCTCAACACATCGATGACGGTGAGTATGTAGTGGTAACCTTTGTTGAAACGTGAGTACGGAATCATCTCGACGATATCGGCCTGCCACAGATCATCGTATCCTCAAACTATGACATGTCTCcgtggaaaattttttctcgctGAAGCATGCAGTTCCTCGACGAGTCGCCGTTTTTCGGAACTAACATTAGATTTCGGTAATTTCATGTTTGGTGTATGGGATGACGTCGATCAACTGATTTGTTTTGACGATACgcaagttaatttataataaggccTGCCTCGCGAAGTTCTTCGATGATGGACAGCATCTCGTTGTCATGAGCGTTATGACCAGCCCGATGCGAGGCTTCGAGCAACCGTAGACGATCCACCAGTTCGTTAGGATCGTCCGAATGCACGTAATCGATCACATTGTCGTTTAGTGTCATAGCGCGAGGTAATTCCTTTCCGATTGCATCATCGTTTGGTGTCATAGCGCGAGGTAATCCCATTCCGCtcgtaaaatcatattttaataacggtgcaattatatatttatacttgtatCCCTTATTGGCTAATAATCGGCCGTGTGTAACGTAATTACGTTTATGCGCGTTTGTAGCCAACAATATATCTTTGTACTTTCGTTTATCGTTTTCCGTGTAGACTGACGTTGGGATATCGTTTAAAGATCAGTTCGTAAAGACAGTGTGTACCAACGTATTTTACATCACCGATAATTATGTGATCACTACTGTTGACGTCGAACGTTTTATTACCCAACATCATACCATCCTTGTCTAAACGAACGCCGTACACGGTAtccataattttctctttttcactaCGACCGCTGAGAAAATCTCCGATGTACTTTTGACCCAGCGGCCCCAAGTGCTGAGATAACGTTTCTAGACCTTCTGACGTTTGTAATCGATTTCGAATGGTTGTCGCAAACAAATCGTCGGCGGATTCAAAAACAGTCTCGAGAGCCTTATTTAACGGTTTTGGAGCTTCAATCGTTGATTGTACAGCTACCGTACGCGGTGTGGACGTTATCGTTGACGGATCTATCGCATCGTTGGACGTACGCTGCACCGACGGTGACGGTATATTCATTGCATCGTTTGACGTATGCTGCACCGATGGCGACGGTAAATTCATTGCATCGTTTGACATATATCGCATCCATTTGTTCGATTCACTTAATGCATGGTCCACTGAACTGtcttttcgttttctcttattttttatcacatccTTCTGGATGAACGATGTTTCGATGCCTACGTCATCGACACGCGGTTCTTCCTTTATCACGCGGACGCCGGAATTATCGACGATCTTTTGCAGTGGCTCGATGAGCGGCTCGAAGTGTCTCTTCGCCACGATATTCTTCTTGATCCTACCGGTCTTCAAAGCGCGATGTTTCTTACGAATCGATTCGCTCGTTTTCTCAATTTCCTTCGCAATTTTCTCGCGCTCACGAGTATCGTTGTTCCCAATCATGTTGACAGAGAGCGTCGATCGCTCACGTTTCATCCCCAACGAAGTATCGATGACGACTAATCGCTCCGCAGCATCGCGAACTCGTTAAATCCTCTTCTATATCGCCCGTTAGTAAGTGAACTATCCTTGTCTATTACTAGGAATCCATAATCACGCCGCCAACAATCACGACATAACGCACAAAAATCATCGTATGACATATCGGTGTTAACATGATCGTTGTACACATGCTTCAGGTTGGTACCATCCTGTTTAAACAGGATCAGCAGGTTTGCgttgtcgcgtataagatgtttaggTATTCTCGCGTACGACTGACAAAGATAAAAGCAGTCGACGTTCGAGTGCCGACCCATCGCAAAATACTCTCTCACGGCATCCTGCTTGTCGCACGCAATATCGTCAAAGATGAAAATTGAGTTTGGACGCGCTTCATTCGGCGGAATGACGTCACAGTTATTGGAGAAcgtaaaatagttaatttcattcatcttaacaaattttccaaataccgatatttcggctgttgcaaagatttcgagtacacgtacacgttctcGAAACGTACACCGTGCGGACATTCCAACAAGTTTATCATAATGTTGGTTTTACCGCAGTTCGATGGGCCGCAAATAATCGCACGTATGGTAGTAGGCAGCATCGCGCCATGCTTGCGCCTCTCTCCGTCATCCCCCATTAGTCGTAACTTGTCATCGTAATTCGTAACGCATATCGCCAACGGCTGTCGCACGAATCTCATGTTTTCGGAATCTGATTATATAGTGGAATCGAACGACCTATTTATAGGCGAGTGAGTGCAGCGTATGCTGTATATGAGTATGTGTGCGTGTTTAGTCGTAACTTGTCATCGTAATTCGTAACGTATATCACCAACGGCTGTCGCACGAATCTCATGTTTTCAGAATCTGATTATATAGTGGAATCGAACGACCTATTTATAGGCGAGTGAGTGCAGCGTATGCTGTATATgagtatgtgtgcgtgtgtgtgaatGCAGCGTACGGATAGAGAAAGCGTAAAGGAAGAAGATAAGCTCATTACGGCGCGTATCAATGGCCGCGCGAAGAAGGAAGATAAGCTCGTCGCAGCGTGTATCAATGGTTGCGCGGGCGTGACGCTATACCCCGCAATGGCTGGGCGTGATCGCCTGTGTTTATCAATAGTCGGGCGTGACACAACTTATCACCGTGCGTACTAATGGGCGATCCTGTTGAAGATGActgctaaattaatatagaattaatatttttacgttcATTCACATACTTCCCACGTTCGTTTACGTACTTCTtatgttcgtttcacgttcgttcacgtactttccacgttcgtttacgtacttctcaagttcgtttcacgttcgttcatgTACTTCTCaagttcgtttcacgttcgttcacacACCTTTCACGTTCATTTCACGTTTGTTTTAAACATctttacgtatatgtataaccgtttttatgtataaccgtttttatgtacatatgtataaccATTTTACGTATGTTTAACAtctctcttatattttttgctttattcaGAACGAAACATGTCGCGATATGGGACTATTTATAGGCACGTAACATCGCGCATTGCTCAGTATCAAACATGTATCTCATACTGTCACACCCCTCTGATATACTCGAATTGAGCGCCGAGCAGTTACAATTCGTGCCGAAACCTATTTTGCTATGCGTGTGTGGCAACTACATCGAACACGTGTGGCCAATCATCGTGGTGCGCGTCTAAACGAGAGTGGTATCGTAAATTTGGACGATACGACGGGCCCCGGTACTCACTGGGTGGCATACGCAAAGAGGGGTAACCACGTCGCGTATTTCGATAGTTTCGGCAATCTTCGACCGCCTAGAGAACTAGTACGATACTTTGGGAACGGAGTGACAACGATTGAGTATAATCGAACGTCCTATCAAACGTACGATCAAAGCATTTGTGGACAACTCTGCCTGCAGTTTCTTCAACgcgtgtaaatttaaaaagctgaACTAGTACCGCAAAGACTCAGTATTTCACCACTATCATGTCGCTGACGTTTACCCTGAGCGGCAAGAGCAGCGTTCTCGCGGCACACTATTCTTCGGCTATAGATTTGAGCGACGATGATTACGAGCTCGGTCTAGCGATTTTTGAAACCTATAACACGATACCGAACGTGAATGCCTCAAACAATACGTTTTACTTTGACAAGGATAACACGGAGATTACGATTCCCGAGGGATCGTACAAACTGCGAGCTATAAACGAATTTTTGAAATGCACAATTTCACGAAAACGTCCGCAACACGACGGAACTCATTCCGGTGACGTTACGCGTGGGGGCAacgatgatgataatgatgggGAGTATCCGATAACGCTTCGCGCCAACTACAATACAATGAGATGTGAGATCAAATACGCCTACAGTATACATTTTGGTAAACCCAACAACATAGGATCGCTGCTAGGATTCTCACCGAAGCGTGGTGTACTGCTACCGTGAAAATGGCACGAATCGGACGCGTCGATCAACATAATGAACGTGAACATTATTCGCGTGGAATGCAACGTGACCGCGGACGCGTACAGCAACAATAAGAGTGTACACACGATACATGAGTTTTCACCGAGCGTGCCaccaggatataagatatcggaaaGGCCCACACAAATCATTTATCTGCCAATCATCGTGCGGTGCATTACGGATCTGACAATACCGTCGATCAGAACGGACGATTACTTGATTTTTGAGGAGAAGAAATCACCGTCAGACTGCACGTGCGACGACGGTTGCAACAATAACGCgaacgtgagatgctcgtgCTAAACATATCGCAGCGCGCGAAAGATAACGTTATCTCCACACCAGTGCCAACATTCCAACAGTCACCCGATACTCTTGCGACaacgtttaataatattcaatcatCTTGTTGTCCCGAGAAAAAGAAGCTCAACGCgtcaaacgttaaatttttacaatctctGGGATTCGCGGTGCGAAACGTCTGATAACGATGACTGACATTCTAAACATCGGAGACGAGCCGATCTTCGATGATCGCATCGTCAAGATCGAGATTCATACGTACAATCCGTTTGCCAACATAACGTTCGGGCACAGCGACGAGATACGAATACCCATACACCAACAGGATCTGTACACATTGCCGTTCGAAAGTTTTCTATACATCGAGGGAAAAGTGACAATAAACAAACCAGCCGAGGGATTTTCGGTGGTACTGGGAAATAATTGTGTCGCGTTCATGTTCGATGAGATTCGATACGAACTCGACGGTGTAgaaattgatcgcaacagaaatgttggaataaccagcacACTGAAAAACTATGCAACGGTGTCGTCAGACAAAAACGTGATTCTGAGGAACGCCGGATGGATTTCGGGTTGGGACCTGAatggatactttaatttttgcgtacCACTCAACATATTGTTGGGGTTTTGCGAGGATTACAGACGCGTGGTGATCAACGCTCGTCacgagttaattttaatacgcgcgcgtaaTGATAACAACAGTCTGATGAGAAGTTCAGAGTTGGAACCCACGATTGATATATTCAAGATACAATGGCGCATGCCTCACGTACTGCTGAACGAGATACATAAGTTGTCGATGCTGCGTACTCTGGAGAGCGGACGGTACCTGAGCATGGCTTTTTGTTCGTGGGATCTGTACGAGTTTCCACTATTGCAGCAAACAACTAAGCATTCGTGAGCCATCAAGACCGCTACTCAGCTCGAGAAGCCACGATATGTTATCTTTGCTCTGCAGACGGGTCGAAAGAACATTGTGTCCGAGGATCCAAGCCGATTCGATCATTGCAAATTGACAAACGTGAAACTGTATCTGAACTCGGAATGTTATCCATATGACGATATGAACttggatttcgataaaaataaatgggcGATTCTGTACGACATGTACGCGCGTTTCTGCAAGGGTTATTATGGATACAAGTATCTCGAGCCGAACCTCACCACTTCAACTTTTCTACTTAACGGTCCATTCGTAATCATCGATTGCTCTCAACAAAATGAATCGGTCAAGAGCGCAACCGTGGACGTGCGCATAGAATTTGAATGCAAAGAGAATGTGTCGATGAATACCACCGCGTACTGTCTCATCATACACGACCGCGTGGTTCAGTACAACCCGTTGACAAACGTTGTGCGCAAAATCACCTAACAACGTTGTACATTAAAGGAGAGGGAGATAAGACAATATATAACTCTACGACGCATCGAAGTTAATCACAGTCTTCTTGATAACAACAGTCATGTCTGCACCAACGTTCGTAGACCTGCAGGGTTTCATCGTTGGAGgaaaatttatcgttaagGAATTTGCCTCTCTCAAAGATGGATTTGAACTCACCCACTACTTGTTTACACCCACTTATCCATGGGAATACCTTACCAAGGCAGAAAGATGTCAGGTGGCATGGTTGAAAGTGAATCATCATGGAATATCATGGGAGGATGGATTAATTCCACACAGCATGGCTAGGAGTTTGATTACAAAGGCGGTGATGGGTACAACTGCAACCGATGATGAAATTCTCGTGTATGTCAAGGGATgtgagaaacgagaatggttgCGTGATTTGCTTCTGGACGAGGCGAGACAGGAAGCTTACGTCGAGAATATCGAGACGCATTACGAAGACATAGAACCTCTAAACAAGTTGGACATTATGTACACTTTACGATGTCAGAATCATGTGAACAACTgcgctttacaaaatgtatttaagctGTTTAATTGGTGgtctaagaataaaaaatatatatcgtatccatttttacattctttcttCCTCACatatttcccttttttcccccatctcgttttttatttatacaataattttttaacttaaaactaTATgcaggaaaaaataattcaaacaatatcatttttatacatttattttgttatataaagcATAACGTACAATATGATTCACAACGTAATTAGCTTACAGTTTACAAGACTGGTTTTCTTTAcccattttttttacttgtcatataaagcatcatatacaatattatcgaAAGCGTAAGCAATTAGCTCACACTCTACAAGAcatgttttatcatattttttgcgTAATAACTTTGCAGCGTCGCTTTGATTAGTAATATGATTTTGacgtaaaatagtaataaacttCTTATATTTATCGCTCACACTGTACGTATGTTGATCTAATTGATGACATACATAATCAACACAATCTTCAAATTCATATAGGAACAGTAAGGTTGACGGCTTCATGTACATGCAATTATCATGCAACAccaactttataatattttcatcgcgcatttttacaagttttataaTCAGATCGCAAACTGCAAATCTTGAAGATACTGCACAAATCGTTGTGCAGTCAAAATAAGTTGACCGCACAAATCGTTTAATATCCACCCGTCGATCTATAAACGTTTTCCATGTTGCGTAtggcaaaattatttgattgccCCTGTTGTCACCAAGGGTTTACAAGCAGTATTTCCACATAAGATATAGGTCCCACGCCGATTGCAATATCCAAGTATTTGTATGCTGTGGCAGTCAAGGCGTATCTCCTACCCAAGATGCGTGGAGTATAACGCGGCTGCGATAATGctctgtaaaaagaatatagctcgctatagaaaaatataagatattaaaacgaagaaaattttaaaaattataaaaaatacttacggtttatcaCACGCCTCGTTCTGTTggatcggaacgtaatagttcatGCTGTACGTTTCGGGAAGCTTTTTAAAGTCTGTCTTCCACCGACTGAGGAGCAAACGAGAAGTTTTGCTGTCCGTCTTGTAACACGCGAGTGATGCGATACCATTGTCAGAACTCTTCTTATATTGTACACCCctccacaaattttttaatcctttgtctcaacctttgagtatatatacatggaggaggaatgccagcactgaaagtgtgtccaagatctgtgcgagagagaaaggtatatcatgatacctgctctctctgcgcatgcgtcaaacgctatatgtacaatggctggcattgtatgttttacacacacatacaatccgtaaataagtacaaaagtgcacaagaagtgcacaagaagtgttgaaactgcggtgcagataatgatattaacgcatgcgcagagaaagcgagtatcatgatatacctttctctctcgcacagatcttggacacacttacggtctacatgaaaccatagcaattcctcctccatgtatatatactcaaaggtcTCAACTGGAGCACTCATCACACCCAATAAAATT is part of the Monomorium pharaonis isolate MP-MQ-018 chromosome 2, ASM1337386v2, whole genome shotgun sequence genome and encodes:
- the LOC118644501 gene encoding uncharacterized protein LOC118644501, translating into MNDCAIQLPTEDEKWLSFRNINNKERVPFVVYADLECTLEKTEKEDMEISYQHHQVFSLGYYVHCSYDDTLSGYWFHRDKDCIAWFAKQLEKLAHRVKSILSAKVPMETLSKEQ
- the LOC118644292 gene encoding uncharacterized protein LOC118644292, with protein sequence MTDILNIGDEPIFDDRIVKIEIHTYNPFANITFGHSDEIRIPIHQQDLYTLPFESFLYIEGKVTINKPAEGFSVVLGNNCVAFMFDEIRYELDGVEIDRNRNVGITSTLKNYATVSSDKNVILRNAGWISGWDLNGYFNFCVPLNILLGFCEDYRRVVINARHELILIRARNDNNSLMRSSELEPTIDIFKIQWRMPHVLLNEIHKLSMLRTLESGRYLSMAFCSWDLYEFPLLQQTTKHS